In Desulfobulbus oralis, one DNA window encodes the following:
- the lspA gene encoding signal peptidase II, with protein MRLVLFSAVFLAALALDQISKFWISAHFVLFESRELVPGFFNLTYVTNNGAAFSILAGQPALWRQAVFVLINLVALAVIGLAQYRFGRNDRLYTVSLALIAGGAAGNLCDRMRLSHVIDFLDFYIGAYHWPAFNIADSAIVLGVALFMFNSIFLEPRQEKQHSHQPL; from the coding sequence ATGCGCCTTGTTCTGTTCAGTGCTGTTTTTCTGGCCGCGCTGGCGCTGGATCAGATCAGCAAATTCTGGATAAGCGCCCACTTTGTCCTGTTTGAAAGCCGGGAGCTTGTGCCCGGCTTCTTCAACCTGACCTATGTCACCAACAACGGCGCTGCCTTCAGCATTCTGGCCGGCCAGCCGGCCCTGTGGCGTCAGGCCGTGTTTGTCCTCATCAATCTGGTGGCGCTGGCCGTGATCGGGCTGGCCCAGTACCGCTTCGGCCGGAACGACCGGCTCTACACGGTGTCGCTGGCCCTGATTGCGGGGGGGGCGGCAGGCAATCTCTGCGATCGGATGCGCCTCTCTCACGTCATTGATTTTCTGGATTTTTATATAGGAGCGTACCACTGGCCCGCCTTCAATATCGCGGATTCGGCCATTGTCTTGGGGGTGGCGCTTTTCATGTTCAACTCGATCTTTCTTGAACCCCGCCAGGAAAAACAACACAGTCATCAGCCATTATGA
- the fabD gene encoding ACP S-malonyltransferase, with translation MKKTAILFPGQGSQYLGMGRAFVEAEQGAAAVMDLAERVSGFPLRRLAFDGPLDELTRVLYLQPALTAVNIICWEQLKKRLPGWTPAFAAGHSLGEYSALYAAQVLSLEDTLALVTRRGELMEREGRQHPGGMAAVLGLELAQVEQILAEGRPEGTVVVANHNTAQQIVLSGDAQGLDAAAALLKAKGAKKVIPLQVSVANHSPLVAGAVPDFAASMARIDFHAPEIPVIFNVSAGIERNPELIRDLMSYQIASKVHWLEIVQAMLADGVELFVELGPKNVLTGLVNKILPKGSTVQCLQADTPDAMDAAARAIAP, from the coding sequence ATGAAAAAAACAGCCATTTTGTTTCCCGGACAGGGATCCCAGTATCTGGGCATGGGCCGGGCCTTTGTGGAGGCGGAGCAGGGGGCTGCGGCCGTTATGGACTTGGCCGAACGCGTGTCGGGCTTCCCCCTCAGGCGACTCGCCTTTGACGGCCCCCTGGACGAGCTGACGCGCGTGCTCTATCTGCAACCGGCCCTGACCGCGGTCAACATCATCTGCTGGGAACAGCTCAAAAAGCGTCTGCCCGGCTGGACGCCGGCCTTTGCCGCCGGCCACAGCCTGGGCGAATATTCAGCCCTGTATGCCGCCCAGGTGCTGAGTCTTGAGGATACCCTGGCCCTGGTGACCAGACGCGGCGAGCTGATGGAGCGCGAGGGCCGGCAGCACCCGGGCGGCATGGCGGCGGTTTTGGGGCTGGAACTGGCGCAGGTTGAGCAGATCCTGGCGGAGGGCAGGCCGGAGGGCACGGTCGTGGTGGCCAACCACAACACGGCCCAGCAGATTGTGCTTTCGGGCGATGCGCAGGGCCTGGATGCCGCGGCAGCCCTGCTGAAGGCAAAGGGTGCGAAAAAGGTCATTCCGCTCCAGGTGAGTGTGGCCAATCACAGCCCGCTTGTCGCCGGTGCGGTGCCGGATTTTGCCGCCAGCATGGCCAGGATCGATTTTCATGCACCGGAGATTCCGGTGATCTTCAACGTCAGCGCGGGCATAGAGCGTAACCCGGAGCTGATTCGCGACCTGATGTCCTATCAGATCGCCTCCAAGGTGCACTGGCTGGAGATTGTCCAGGCCATGCTGGCGGATGGTGTCGAGCTTTTTGTGGAACTGGGGCCGAAGAACGTGCTCACCGGTCTGGTCAACAAGATCCTGCCGAAGGGCAGCACGGTGCAGTGCCTGCAGGCCGACACCCCGGACGCGATGGATGCGGCTGCCAGGGCGATTGCCCCATAA
- a CDS encoding Tim44 domain-containing protein codes for MQNLMKCFWPVLTLLLVFTALDWTFMSHSADARARGGGRSFSMPAQRSAPANQMQQNRGAQRQQPGAGSFGRGFLGGLAGAGLGALLFGSMFGMGGTGPGLLPLLLLLGAGYFFWRRFMRNPSGQTSEGYGPPGQGAPFGYAQRVAASPSFQDIAGPDEETTGLAAIRRTDPGFDEAHFLEVASDVFFKIQAGWTRRDFAAIRHLLGSQLAGEYEGHFRDMAARGQLNKLENISIRKVAIADAGSDGREDYVTVLFTANLLDYTVDERTGAVLEGSTSQPVKFAEEWTWARPVHTDNWLLERIQEVQA; via the coding sequence ATGCAGAACCTGATGAAATGCTTCTGGCCGGTATTGACTTTGCTTTTGGTGTTCACGGCCCTGGACTGGACCTTTATGAGCCACAGTGCCGACGCCCGGGCTCGCGGCGGCGGCCGTTCCTTCAGCATGCCGGCACAGCGCAGCGCGCCGGCGAACCAGATGCAGCAGAACCGCGGCGCCCAGCGCCAGCAACCCGGTGCGGGCAGTTTTGGCCGTGGTTTTCTGGGTGGTCTGGCCGGCGCGGGCCTGGGTGCGCTGCTCTTCGGCTCCATGTTCGGCATGGGCGGCACCGGCCCCGGTCTGTTGCCGCTTCTGCTGCTGCTGGGCGCAGGCTATTTCTTCTGGCGCCGCTTCATGCGCAATCCTTCGGGTCAGACTTCCGAAGGCTATGGACCTCCCGGGCAGGGTGCTCCCTTTGGCTATGCGCAAAGGGTGGCAGCCTCCCCCTCCTTTCAGGACATCGCCGGGCCGGATGAGGAGACCACGGGCCTGGCGGCCATCCGCCGTACCGATCCGGGATTCGACGAGGCACATTTTCTGGAAGTGGCCTCGGACGTCTTCTTCAAAATTCAGGCCGGCTGGACGCGGCGGGATTTTGCCGCCATCCGTCACCTGCTGGGCAGCCAGCTGGCTGGCGAGTATGAGGGCCATTTTCGCGATATGGCGGCCAGGGGCCAGTTGAACAAACTGGAAAACATCTCCATCCGCAAGGTGGCAATCGCGGATGCCGGCAGTGACGGCCGGGAAGACTATGTCACTGTGCTCTTTACCGCAAACCTGCTGGATTACACCGTGGACGAGCGCACTGGCGCGGTGCTGGAGGGCAGCACGAGCCAGCCGGTCAAA